The region CGTTCATCAGGCATCCTGATGCTGCGCAGCGCCTTCACCTTCGGTCTGCTGTTGCAGGTAATTCATGAACAGCGCGTCAAAGTTAACCGGCGCCAGGTTCAATTGCGGGAAAGTACCGCGAGAAACCAGGCTGGTGATGCACTCACGCGCGTAAGGGAACAGAATGTTCGGGCAGTATGCGCCCAGGCAGTGCGCCAACTGAGTCCCTTCGATACCGCCAACGGTAAAGATACCACCTTGTTGAACTTCACACAGAAATGCCGTTTCTTCGCCCAGAGATGCCGTTACGGTCACACGCAGTACGACTTCATAGATGTCATCAGCCAGTTGGCTAGAAGCCGTATCCAGATCCAGTTTTACTTCTGGCTGCCATTCCTGCTGGAACACCTGAGGCGCATTCGGCGCTTCGAAAGAGATATCTTTGGTGTAGATACGCTGGATTTGGAAAGCCATTTCTGTGTTGTTTTGTTCAGACATGTTAAGTAATACCCTTTTGTTGGATTTTCTTGACGTCTTCCGTCGTCATAAGTAGGCGGACGTCAGCACATTTTTGTCATTGTCGTACTGCAATCAGCCTGTCGGTTATCCTGCAAAATCGTCGCCATTTTCGCAGTGTATAACTGACGCACATGGCACGATGCGGATAGTTTTACCACAAACCGTTTTATTTGCCGCGGACTAAAGGCAGATTCTCACCGCTCCAGCCAGCCAAACCGTCTTTCAGTACCTGCACACGCTCAAAACCCGCTTTATGCAAGTTCTCGGCCGCTTCGCGTGAAGAGAGGCCGTTGGCGCAGACCACGATAATCGGCTGCGACTTATGTTTTTCAAGTTCACCTACGCTGCCGTTTTTAATGTCGTTCGGCAACAGGTTAAATGCGCTGGCAATATGGCCACGGCGATAGTCGTCACGGTTACGGATATCAACGACGACAGCATCTTCTTTATTAATCAGTCGGATCGCTTCACCACGAACCACTTCTTTCACGTTCGACAGTTTACTCTTCACAGTAAGTACAATTACCGCAACCAACAGCGCAACCCAGGCGATGCTCAAAATAGGGTTCTTGCTAACGAATGGCATAATCTCTTGCATGGGGTGTAACGGCTCCCGGATCAGTTAAGCAACAAAAATATAAGGTTCCTGAGTATACCTGCGCGATACGGCAATTACAGCCAGTAAGCCAACATAGCGTATCGAATCTGCGGCGCGCTTTCCATTTATCTATCATTGATACGCATAGACATGCGCCTTTGTGCCATGCTTGTCACGTCTGGAAATAGAAATCAGACAAGAGACAACTGGTAAGCCGCTGTTCATCGTGGAATAATTTATCGATATGAGTAAAAACGCGTTATTTGTACAGAGTCGAGTAGCATGTAGCGCCGATCGCCAGTTATCCGCATTACACAGGCTACTCACCCGCTGCGTCAGCGCGCTCTGCGTTGGCGTTTTGCTGTTGCCCGCGCTCGGCCAAGCGGAAGATAACCAGGCACAGCTTAAGACCCTGCAACAAGATATCGCCGCGAAAGAAAAAAGCGTCCAGCAGCAGCAACAGCAGCGCAGCACCTTAGTTCAGCAGTTGAAAAAGCAGGAGCAGTCTATCTCTCAGGCCAGTCGTCAACTGCATGAAACGCGCAATACGCTGTCTACGCTCAATAAAGAATTAACCAGCCTCAGTGCCTCTATCGCAAAGCTGCAATCTCAGCAGGATAAGCAACAAACGCTTCTCTCCCGTCAGTTGGATGCCGCCTTCCGACAAGGCCAGCACAGTGCGCTGCAGCTCATGCTGAGCGGAGAAGAAAGCCAGCGCAATGAGCGCATCCTCGCTTACTTCGGCTACCTGAATGAAGCACGGCAGAAATCTATCAACGAATTGCAGCAAACCCGCGTAGAGCTGGCTAATCAAAAACGTCAGTTGGAACAAAAACAGACGCAGCAAAAAACGCTATTAAGTGACCAACAACAGCAACAGCAAACGCTGGAACAGGCACAGTCCGACCGGAAGAAAACGCTGTCAACGCTGGAAAGCTCGCTGGAAAAAGATCAGCAGCAGTTGACGGAACTGCGCCAGAATGAAACCCGCTTACGCGACCAGATCGCCCGCGCCGAGCGAGAGGCAAAAGCCCGTGCCG is a window of Pectobacterium punjabense DNA encoding:
- the secB gene encoding protein-export chaperone SecB, which gives rise to MSEQNNTEMAFQIQRIYTKDISFEAPNAPQVFQQEWQPEVKLDLDTASSQLADDIYEVVLRVTVTASLGEETAFLCEVQQGGIFTVGGIEGTQLAHCLGAYCPNILFPYARECITSLVSRGTFPQLNLAPVNFDALFMNYLQQQTEGEGAAQHQDA
- a CDS encoding rhodanese-like domain-containing protein, which produces MQEIMPFVSKNPILSIAWVALLVAVIVLTVKSKLSNVKEVVRGEAIRLINKEDAVVVDIRNRDDYRRGHIASAFNLLPNDIKNGSVGELEKHKSQPIIVVCANGLSSREAAENLHKAGFERVQVLKDGLAGWSGENLPLVRGK
- the envC gene encoding murein hydrolase activator EnvC — protein: MSKNALFVQSRVACSADRQLSALHRLLTRCVSALCVGVLLLPALGQAEDNQAQLKTLQQDIAAKEKSVQQQQQQRSTLVQQLKKQEQSISQASRQLHETRNTLSTLNKELTSLSASIAKLQSQQDKQQTLLSRQLDAAFRQGQHSALQLMLSGEESQRNERILAYFGYLNEARQKSINELQQTRVELANQKRQLEQKQTQQKTLLSDQQQQQQTLEQAQSDRKKTLSTLESSLEKDQQQLTELRQNETRLRDQIARAEREAKARAEREAREAAKVRAKEEQAKRSGSSYKPTEGERSLMARTGGLGRPSGQAIWPVNGRIEHRFGEPLQGELRWKGLVITAPEGTEVKSIADGTVLMADWLQGYGLVVVVQHGKGDMSLYGYNQSALVSVGTQVKAGQAIALVGTSGGQSKPGLYFEIRRQGQAVNPQPWLGR